TAAATCTTGCACAGTTGTTGAAAATGATAAGAAACCACTTTTTTGTACATTCTTTTCTCTAACTTGTTCTAAAAATTGAGCTATTTCTACAGGTTTTCCTTTTTCTGAATACAAAGGCTCAAATGCAACATCTACTTTACCATTAATATTAGTAGTGGGTGTAAATATTAATGTATTTTTATTTTGGTATTTTTCTATTTTATAATTTTTTGGATATTGTGTTGGGTATATTCTAAAACCTGTTACAGGAATATCCTTTTCTTTAGAGATTTTTTCTATGTAGGCTATATATTGTTTTAAATCATCAATATGATACCAATTATATTCTGTAGATATAGAATCCTTTCCACCAGATTCTTTGTTTATATATTTATTCAACTCTTTTCTTGAACCTTGGTCATAAGCATCCATCATATCAGCCATTTCTTTATAAGTAATTATTTGAGATGGTTTATCATTATTTGGATAACAAGATTCACCATTATCCTCTGTATGATTACATTTAGTAGTACAAGAATAAGATATTAAAAATAATGCTGATAAAAAGGATAGTTTGGTTAATCGTAGTTTCATTTTAAAAACTTTTAATTTTGTAAAGACTAAAGTACAATATAATTACCTAACCTATAAAACAACATAAAGAAAAGGGTGTTTTTCCCCTTTAATTTTAGGGTTTTATACTTGTAATTAATTAAACAAACAATTGCATCTTTGGGGTAAGAAAAAAGGAAAAATCTCGAAAGGGGAAATTGCTAAAAAACATCTTTATAAGTAAAGGTGTTTTTTTATTTTACATAAATAGTTAACGAACCACCAGTTAAAAAAAAATCTCAAAACAAATAATTGTTTTGAGATTTTTAAATTTTATAAGAATATTCAGATAATTTAATCCGCTAAAATAATCGCTTTGTTATCTTTTAATTCTAAAGTTCCTGAATTTATTGCTAATGTTAAAACGTTATTATCATCACTATGAGGTATAAATTTACCTTTCAACTTATCCAACTCTAAGTGTTGTTGAGAATGCACATGAACTTTAACAACGCCTTCTCTTAAAATAGAAACAATTGGTGCGTGATTATTTAACATCTGAAAATCCCCATCAATTCCTGGAACTGTAATAGAATCTACTTCAGATGAAAACAAAATAGCCTCTGGCGATACAATTTCTAAAAACATATTTTTTTAGTTTTTAGTTGTTAGTTATGAGTTGTTAGTAAAAACTACCAACTTTCTAACTGTCAACTTATATTAAGCTTCTGCTAACATTTTTTCTCCTGCATCAATTGCATCTTGAATTGATCCTCTCAAGTTAAATGCAGCTTCAGGATATTTATCTAACTCACCATCCATAATCATATTAAAGCCTTTAATTGTATCTTTAATATCTACTAAAACACCAGGTATACCCGTAAATTGCTCAGCAACATGGAAAGGTTGAGATAAGAAACGTTGTACACGTCTTGCTCTATGAACTACTAGTTTATCTTCTTCAGATAATTCTTCCATACCTAAAATTGCAATAATATCTTGTAATTCTTTATAACGTTGTAAAATTTCTTTTACAGCTGTTGCAGTATTATAATGCTCTGCTCCTAATATTTCAGCAGATAAAATTCTTGAAGTAGAATCTAAAGGATCTACTGCAGGATAAATACCTAACTCAGCAATTTTACGAGACAATACTGTTGTTGCATCTAAGTGCGCAAACGTAGTTGCTGGTGCTGGATCCGTTAAATCATCTGCAGGTACATAAACTGCTTGTACAGATGTAATAGAACCTTTTTTAGTAGATGTAATACGTTCTTGCATTGCACCCATTTCTGTTGCTAATGTTGGTTGATAACCTACTGCAGAAGGCATACGTCCTAAAAGTGCAGAAACTTCTGAACCTGCTTGTGTAAATCTAAAGATATTATCAACGAAGAAAAGTACATCTTTTCCTTGTGCTTCTCCTGCTCCATCCCTAAAATATTCAGCAATTGTTAAACCTGATAAGGCAACTCTTGCTCTTGCTCCAGGTGGCTCATTCATTTGTCCAAAAACAAATGTTGCTTTAGAAGCTCTCATTCCAGGTTTATCAACTTTAGATAAATCCCATCCTCCTTCTTCCATAGAATGCATAAAATCATCACCATATTTGATAATTCCAGATTCTAACATTTCACGAAGTAAATCATTTCCTTCACGAGTTCTTTCTCCAACACCTGCAAAAACAGATAATCCACCATGTCCTTTTGCGATGTTGTTAATCAACTCTTGAATAAGAACTGTTTTTCCAACTCCTGCTCCACCAAATAAACCAATTTTACCTCCTTTTGCATAAGGCTCAATTAAATCGATTACTTTAATTCCTGTAAATAATACTTCAGTAGATACTGATAAATCTTCAAACTTTGGTGCTAATCTATGAATTGGCAAACCATCTTTACCTTCTTTACTTAAATTTCCAAGACCATCAATGGCATCTCCAGTAACATTAAATAGACGCCCATAAATATCGTTTCCTATTGGCATTTGAATTGGACTTCCAGTAGCGTAAACTTTTGTTCCTCTACTCAATCCATCAGTTGCATCCATAGAAATAGTTCTAACAGTATCTTCACCAATGTGTTGTTGTACTTCTAAAACTAAGATTGAACCATCTGCTTTTTTTATCTCTAAAGAATCATAAATTTTAGGAAGTTCATTATTTTCAGTATTGAATTCAACATCAATAACTGGCCCAATTATTTGAGAAACTTTACCTGTGGTTGTAGACATTTTGTATCTAATTAAATTATTGTTAATAATAGGAAATAACACTCTTATTTTGAAGGTGCAAAGTTACTTTTTTAGATTGGATTTAAAAAACATTCTTTACAAAAAAAACTCTGCTCAAATTGAGCAGAGTTTTCTATAATTTAAGTGTTGTAAAACTATTCGTTTAATTTTATAACAACTCTTCTATTTTCAGCTCTTCCTTCAGCAGTAGCGTTTGTTGATGCAGGGTTACTTTCTCCATAACCAACTGCTTCTAATTTGCTAGCATCCATACCTTTGTTAACTAAATAAGTTTTTACAGATTCTGCTCTTCTTTCAGATAAATACTTGTTATATCCAGCATCACCAATACTATCTGTATATCCTTCGATTACATATATTATGTTTTCTGTAGAGTTAATTAACTCATAAACCTTATCTAACTTTTCAGCAGCAGCTTTTTTAACAACAGCTTTATCAAAATCAAATAAAACACCTTTTGTATATGCAGCTAACATTGCTAATTTATCAGCCATTGTGTCTTCAGGACATCCTGAATTAGATGCTGGACCAGC
The DNA window shown above is from Polaribacter sp. Hel_I_88 and carries:
- the atpD gene encoding F0F1 ATP synthase subunit beta, coding for MSTTTGKVSQIIGPVIDVEFNTENNELPKIYDSLEIKKADGSILVLEVQQHIGEDTVRTISMDATDGLSRGTKVYATGSPIQMPIGNDIYGRLFNVTGDAIDGLGNLSKEGKDGLPIHRLAPKFEDLSVSTEVLFTGIKVIDLIEPYAKGGKIGLFGGAGVGKTVLIQELINNIAKGHGGLSVFAGVGERTREGNDLLREMLESGIIKYGDDFMHSMEEGGWDLSKVDKPGMRASKATFVFGQMNEPPGARARVALSGLTIAEYFRDGAGEAQGKDVLFFVDNIFRFTQAGSEVSALLGRMPSAVGYQPTLATEMGAMQERITSTKKGSITSVQAVYVPADDLTDPAPATTFAHLDATTVLSRKIAELGIYPAVDPLDSTSRILSAEILGAEHYNTATAVKEILQRYKELQDIIAILGMEELSEEDKLVVHRARRVQRFLSQPFHVAEQFTGIPGVLVDIKDTIKGFNMIMDGELDKYPEAAFNLRGSIQDAIDAGEKMLAEA
- a CDS encoding F0F1 ATP synthase subunit epsilon, whose product is MFLEIVSPEAILFSSEVDSITVPGIDGDFQMLNNHAPIVSILREGVVKVHVHSQQHLELDKLKGKFIPHSDDNNVLTLAINSGTLELKDNKAIILAD